The Pseudomonas sp. PDM14 genomic interval GCTTCGGCGCAGGCGAGAAAACTGGTGATTGGCAGCGAGGGCGAAAGGAACCAGACCTGGTAGGCGAGGATCACAAGGTCGTAGCGTTTGTCCGCATCCACGGCGAGCGGCTGCAGCGCTTGCGGGCGTTGCAGCACGGTTTCCGGGAAGATGCGGAAGAAGCCGAGAAACGGCCAGGGAAACGGAAAGGGTTGAGCCGGCTGCAGCTCGAGGAAGTCCACCTGAATGTCGCCACGCTGCAACAACGGCGCACAGACCGACTGCACGAGCCTGTTGAGCTGACCGGTCTGCGAAAAGTGGACCACCAAAACCTGGCGCATTCGAAGCGAATTCCCTGCAAAATGGCCCGGATTATGCCACAGCGAATTCCTCAAACCGTAACCAAGCTGGTGTACTGCGCACTGCTACTCGTCGGGCCGAGTGCCTGGGCCGGCGATATCCTCGTTCGCCTCGACGGCAAGCAGGCCGGTGGCAGTGTGCACCTGGCGCTGGTACAGGCCGACCAGCCGGGCTGGCCGGAGCAGCCAGTGCGGATGATTCACAGCGATGATCCGCTGCTGCGCCTGCGCAACATCCCGCCCGGACGTTTCGCCATCCAGGTCTTCCAAGACAGCAACGGCAACGGCGTGCTCGACCTGACGCCGCGCGGCCTACCGCTCGAACCCGTCGGCTTTTCCAACAATCCCTCGCTGCTCGGCGGTAAGCCGACGCCAAGCAAGAGCACGTTCGTCCACGGCAGCGCTGACAGCGAACTGCTCATCCGCCTGCACGCACCACGCAAGAAGCCTTAAGACGCCGGTTTGATCTGCGCATCCGAGGTGCGCCAGATCAGCTCGTCGACGTTGTAGCCCCGCGCGGTGGCTTGCTGCAGGAGGCGCTCGCGGGTCTGCGGCGTGATCTGCTTGTCGCGGGTCAGCAGCCACAGGTACTCGCGATTGGGATGGCCGACCACCGCCGTGCGGTAATCCTCATCCACGTAGAGCACCCAGTAGTCGCCGCGAGTCAGGTCGGGAAACAGGTTGCTGAACCAGTTATCGAAGCGCACCCAGAGCTTGTCGGTCTGCCCCGCCACTTGCGGCGTGGCCTGGCCGATCGCCTCCTGCCACTCACCGTCAACCGTGCGACAACGGTTCTTCACCCCAACCGCACCGCCCGCTTCCAGGCTGTAGTGCGCTTCGGACTGGGCGCAGTTGCGCTGGAAGAACATCGGCAGGCGCGCTTGCTCGTACCAGGTGCCCTGGTAGCGCTGCAGGTCGACACGGCCAGCCGTAGCCGGCGGCTCGCCGGAAGAACCGGAGCCGGCACACCCCAGCAGCGCGGCGCAGAACACAGGCAAGAGCATCGAACGCATGAGCGGATTCCTTATTTGAGGCCCTGGCCGGAGAACATCATGACCTTGTCACCAGCGAACTGGACGCTGATGAAGGCCTTCTGGTCGCCCCAGGTGCAGCTGGTCAGGCCGATAGCGCCCGAACACTCGGTCGGGCTGCCGAGCAGGTTTTCCACCTCGGCCTTGGGCATGCCGGCTTTGATCTTGGAGTAGTTTTCCTGATTGACCTTGCTACAGGCAGCGAGCAGGACGAAGCAGGACAGCAAGGCGAGATTGCGCAGCGACATGGAACGACTCCCGGTTGAACTGGACAGGATATGAGCGTGGCACAGACCCGGCCCACCTGCGCAGTTGGACGTCAGAAGCCGGAACCGGGTTCCGCCAGATAACGCAACTCGGCCGGCGTCGAGGTGCGACCGAGAATGGCATTGCGGTGGGGAAAGCGACCGAAGCGCTCGATCACCTGCTGGTGACGCACGGCGTAGTCGATAAACCCGGCGAACAGAGGCTGCTCGGAGGCGGGCTGGGCGTCATGCAGGGCGCGAAAGCTGCGGACGGACTCGGCCTGGCTCACCGCATCCTCGGCATGTTCCAGCACCAGATAGATGAACACCTGCTGAAGCGCTGACAGCGCCTGTTCACGCTGCGCCGCCAGACCCTCTCGCACCAGTTGCTGCGCCTGGGCATCGCCGGCGTAGGCCTGCGCTGTATCGCGTCCGATCATGCGTGGCAGCTGGTCGAGCAGCAGGATCAACGCCAGCCAGCCCTGCGGCGTCTCGGCCCACTCGCGCAGGCCACCGGCCAGGGCCTGCTCGACCAGCGTACCGAAACGCTCGCGCGCCTCGGCATCCTGATCGGCCTGGTAGCCGAACCATAGTTTGTTGCGGCGGGCGGCTATCGCAGTGGCGCTGGCGGTGTCGGCATCCGCACCGAGCCACCACTCCAGCAGCGCCGCCCAGGCTGGCATGTCAGGCGCCGTGGTAGGCGGTGACGCGCTCGACTTCTTCCTTGGAGCCGAGGAACACCGCCACGCGCTGGTGCAGGGACTCGGGCTGGATATCGAGGATGCGCTGGGTGCCGTTGGTGGCCGCGCCGCCCGCCTGTTCGATGATGAAGGACATCGGGTTGGCTTCGTACATCAGGCGCAGCTTGCCCGGCTTCTCCGGCTCGCGACTGTCGCGCGGGTACATGAACAGACCGCCGCGGGTGAGGATACGGTGCACGTCGGCCACCATCGAGGCGATCCAGCGCATGTTGTAGTTCTTCTCCAGCGGGCCGTCCTTGCCGGCCAGCAACTCGCCGACGTAACGCTGTACCGGGGCTTCCCAGTGGCGCTGGTTGGACATGTTGATGGCGAACTCGGCGGTGGTTTCCGGCACGCGGATGTCGTCGTGGGTGAGGACGAACGAGCCCAGCTCGCGGTCCAGGGTGAAGCCCTTCACGCCGTCGCCCAGGGTCAGCATGAGCATGGTCTGCGGACCGTAGATGGCGTAACCGGCAGCGACCTGCTTGGTGCCTGGCTGGAGGAAGGCGTCCTCACGCAGGGCGTCGTTCTGCGAGATTTCATCGCTCGGGCAACGCAGCACGGAGAAGATGGTGCCGACTGAGACGTTGACGTCGATGTTCGAGGAGCCGTCGAGCGGGTCGAAAACCAACAGATAGGCGCCTTTCGGGTATTTGCCCGGGATCTGATAGGCGTTATCCATTTCCTCGGAAGCCATGCCGGCCAGGTGGCCGCCCCACTCGTTGGCTTCGAGGAGGATTTCATTGGAGAGGACGTCGAGCTTCTTCTGCACTTCGCCCTGTACGTTCTCGGTGCCCATGCTGCCCAGTACGCCACCGAGGGCGCCCTTGGACACGGCATGACTGATTTCCTTGCACGCGCGCGCGACGACTTCGATAAGGAAACGCAGGTCGGCCGGGGTGTTGTGGCTGCGGGTCTGTTCGATCAGATAGCGGCTGAGGGTGACGCGCGACATGGAGGGGCTCCGAAAAGGAAGAAAAATCGCCCGCAGTTTAACCGCTCAGGGGCTCTGGCGTCTCTTTCGCGCCCAGTAGCAGATGAGAGGCTGCGCCATAGGGTAAGTTCAGCGGCAAAGCCAGCTGCCAGAGGCGAACGCTGGCCCGCAGAACTACGCGCCAGGCTTGCGCAGCAGGCTGAGCGCCATCGCACCGAGCAGCGCTACGCCGAGCAGCAGTACGGCCCAAAGCCCGTAGCGTTTCCAGTCGGCATCTTGTTGAGCGCTATCACTGGCGACGCTGGCCGCGGATGTGGCCTGCGCTTCGGCGACCGCCACGCCGAGCTGCGCCAGGCGTGCGGGCTCGTAGCCGGGGACCAGGGTGCTCAGCGGCAATGCCGCAGACGCTGCGCCGGCCTTGCCAATGGCCAGGGTGTAGGGCGCGGAGCCACGGGCGAGGAACACCACCTGGGTGCTGCGCAACGCTACCTGCAGCCGGGGCGCCTGCTTGCCCAAGCCGCCGCCGCGCTCGTCGACCTGCAGGCGCAGTTGCGAAACAGGCGCGCCATACAGTTCGATCTCGTCATGCAGCATTTCACGCCCGCCCTGCGGCAACCGATAGAGCAGGCCGTGTGCCAGCGGCTGCCATTCCAGTTTGCCGTCGCGGCGGCTCGACAGGCTCACCGGCGCCAGGGTGTTGGCCTGGTCGAGCACGACCTTGACCCGCTCCAGTGGCAGCGACAAAGGCAGCGCCCAGCTGTACTCGCCAGGCTTGCCGACCTTGCCCGGCAGCGGCTCGGACCACACCAGCGGTGTGCTTTGTTCGCTGTGAATGCTCACCAGCCGCGCGCCGAGCAGCTCCGGTGCACGCTGCGGTGTCAGCCAGAGCAGGCGCAGGTATTTGGCTTTCTGCCCCGGCAGGCTGACCTCACGCTGGTCAATGCGCTCGCCGGAGAAGCTCAGGCGCGCTATTTGCCCCTCTCCCCACTCGCTCCAGCTCTGCAGGTCGTCGCTGGCCTCGATGCTGAAGCGCTGAAACCCTTCGGTGCCTGCCGCCCACTCCAGTCGCAGGCGGTGCAACGGCTGATCGAGACCACTGGCATCGAGCAGCCAGCCGCGGCGCACCAGCTCGCCACTCACCTGCTCGGGCGTGACCTCGACCAGCGTGCCACTGGTGCTGCGCTCGACCCGCACCACCGGCGCGCCGGGTGTGGTCGCCTCGCCCTGCAGCGGAAACCACTTCACCGCGGCCTCCTCACGGCTCTCGCGCGATTGCACGCCGCCGAGCGTCAGTGCGTAGGCCAGTGCCTCGCCCTCGCCGTTGAAGATGCGCAGATCACGCAGATCGGCATGCTGCGCGGCCAGGTGCAGCGCCAGCGGCAGCTCGAGGCGATACCACGGCCCCTCGCCACTGAGCTGCAACGGCACCCGCGCGGCATAGCTGCCGGAGTCCTCGGCAGCTTGCACCAGTGGTGCGGCGAGCAGGCAGGCGAACGCCCAGGATTTGACCCATCGAACGGTCCTCATGCATTCACTCCTGCAGCACCCGGGTCGGCCTTGCGCGGTGGCAAGGGCGCGAAGTAACCGACGACCAGCAGCAACACGCCGACGCCGATGAAAGAAATGATCCGCTCCAGGCCACCGCGGTTGCCCAGTTCGACGAAGAACAGCTTGGCCACTACCACGGCGATCAGTGCGGCGCCGATCAGCCACAGCTCGCGGCGCGCACGCAGGTGGCCGACGATCATCAGCGGCAGGGCGATCAGCGTCCAGACGATGGACAGACCAGCCTGCACCAGCATCGACGCCAGCAGCGGGTCCAGCGCGTAGGGCACACCGCCCCAGTGATGGGCGGCGCGAAATACCGTGGCGGTGAGAAGTGCGAACAGCGAGATACCGGCGACCAGTTGCGCCGTACGGGCCGCGATCACCGGCGTGACGCCCAGCTGCTGCGGCCCGCTGCGCAGCCAGCTGTAGATCCCGGCCAGGGCGAACAGCAGCCCCAGTTCCAACGGGTTGAGCAGCGGCAGATACGGCAGCGGATCAGCGCGCCCGTCGCTGGCGATATTGGCCAGCCAGAACCAGCCGAGCAGCAGCGCTGCCAGCGGCGCGGCCGCCAGCACCCGGTACTCGCGCGGGTAGGCGGAAATCGGCCACGGCCAGTTGCGCGGTGCCGCCATCGCCAGCAGATAGGCACTTGGCAGTAGCGCCCAGCCCAGCCAGCGCCAGGCGTTGTAGTGCTCGGACAGGAGCATCAGCAGGTAGCGCAACTCCAGCGCCAGCACACCGAGCATCAGCCAACAACCGAGCACGTGCGCGGCACGCAGCGCACCAGCCGGCAGCAGACCGCTTAGTTTGCGCAGCGCCAGTAAGTGCACGGCGAACACCAGCGCCCAGGCCAACCAGCCGAACGCCGCTGCCGGGTGATAGTCACGCGAGCCGACGTGCAGCAGGATCACCGCTGCCACGAGGATCAGCAGCGTGCACAGCAAGGCCAGCGCACGCCAGCGCAGACGCAGCGCCAGCAAGGCCCACAGCGCCACGCTAGCGGCGGCGAGCCCGAGCAGCAGACTGCCCTGCAGCGTTGGCGCGGCGAAGCGCAGCACCTCACTGGCCAGCGCCAGCGCCCACCAGGCGCTGCCCCAGGCCAGCAGCAGTTGCGACAGGCGCTGCAGGCTCAGCCGACCCAGGTCTCCGGCCTGCTGACGCAGCAGCACATGGCGCAGGCGCCAGGCCCCGACCTGCGCGGCAATGGCCAGCACCAGCGGCGTCCAGAACCCGGCATGCGCCCGCGGACTCAGGCCTTCGCCGGACAACTGCCCGAGCAGCAGCGGGCTGGCGGCGAGGAACGCCAGCCCACCGATCACCTGCAGCGCCAGGCCGAAGAGGAAACTGGCACGCAGTTGCAGGCGCAGGCTCAGCCAGATCACCAGCAGGCCGCTGCCCGCCCACACCGCACTGGAGCTCTGCCAGGGCAGCACGAATAGCACGGCCAGGTTGATGAACAGCAGGCCGACCAGCAGCACCAGGGACAAACCGCGCATCAGTTGGCGGTCGCCGCTGACCAGTTTGTCGCGCACGGCGATAAGCATGCCGGCGACCAACGCCAGGCCGATCAGCGCACAGACCAGCAGCCCACGCCAACCAGCATCCAGCACACCGCCGTCGACACCACCGACGCGCATCTGGCTGAGGAACAGCGCCCCGCCGAGCAGCTGCACGGCGAAGGCGGCGAACAGGAATGTGCGCGACTGCAGGCGCAACCCGGCAAACAACGTGGCGAGCCCCGCCAGCGCCCAACTGATGGCCGTGCCCTCAGCGGCGAAACACAGCGGCGCGATCAGGTAGAGGAACACCAGGCCAAACGCCGCCAGCACCGGCAACCCACGCCGTTCCCAGGTCTTGCTCGCCTCCAGCGGCGCCTTGCGCAAGTGCCAGAAGCTGAACAGCAGGGCCGCGCCGAGCATCAGCGCACCGAGTGGCGCACCGGCCAGCAGCGTATCGCTGCCGCTGTCCAGCTGGCCGAGGAACGCCAGTGCCGCACCGAACTGCAGCAGCAGGGCGAAGGCCCGTGCCAGCGGTCGCCCCTGGCGCAAACCAAGCCAGAAGATCCCCGCGCCTTCTACGGCCCAGGCTGCGGAGGTCCAGCGCGCATCGAGCCCCAGGGGAATCGCCAGCGAACCGAACACCACGCCCAACGCCAGGCAGGTCTCCACCAGCAGCAGCGCCCGCCCCGGCGCACGACCGTTGAGCACTCGCGCCAGCAGCAGGTAAAACATCCCCAGCGCCAGAGCGCTGAAGGCGGCGGCAAATTCGATGTGCTGGACCATCGCATACTGCAGGCCGAAGCCCACCAGTGGCGGCCCGAACAGCACCGTGCCATCGACGTAGTCGGCCTTGCCGGCGGACCAGCGCAGCAGCGCGGAGCGCTCCTGCGGCGCCTCGGTCGCCTCACGGAGCTTACGCCGGGCGAACAGCAGGCCGATCACCACATACATCAGGAAGAACAGCACCAGGAACGGCTCGCTGCTCCACAGCAGCGCCGGCTCATAGGAGCGCAGGCCCCAAACGAAACCGATGCCGAACGTGCCGACGAACCCCACCAGGTTGAGCAGGCGCCAGGCCTTGAACCAGGCGATGGCGAGAATGCCGCTGTTGAGCAGGATGAAATAGGAGAACAGGGCAACGTGATTGCCGCTGCCGGTGGAGGTGAGGATCGGCGCGGCAAACCCACCGAGCGCCGCGGCAACGGCCAGCCCCAGTGCGTTCTGCGCCACGGCGATAATCGCCGAAAACAGCGTGACCAGCACCAGCAGGCCCAGCGCCAGCTTGGGGTCGAGCAGCGGGTGCAGACGCATCGCGGCGAAGGTGGTCAGGTAGAGCACGGCGATGCCGGTGCCCTGCAGCATCAGCCCGTAGCTGTCGTGGCGGCGGCGCAGCCACCAGCCCAGCCCGAGCAGCGCGATGGCGCTGGCCGCGACGCCGGCATAGCGCGCCTCGATCGGCACCACCACACCTTCTGTGGCGTAGCGCAACAGAAACGCCAGGCCGAGGAACAGCAGCACCACGCCGACCCGCAGCACGGTATTGCCACCGAACAACCAGGCCTGGGCGACATCGATGCCGCGCTCGATGAGCGATGGCTCACGTGGCGCTGGCGGGATGACCGGTTCGACCGCAGGAGCAGGAAGCGGTGGCTCGAATGCCTCGGCATCGTCAGCCAGGCTGGCCTGCGGTTCGCTGACGACAGGCGCAGGTTGCAACGCCTCCGGCAGTTCCCAGACCAGGTTGCTGTCGCGCTCCGGTTCGGGTTGCGCAGAAGATGCGGCAGCGACCGGCGGGATGGCAGCTTCGGCGATGGGTGCGTCGTCATCCGGCTGCGCCACGCTCGGCGCAGGCGCAGTGGTGGTGCCCTGCTCGACCTTGAGCAGGCGCTCGTGCATGGCTGTGGTGCCGTGATCGAAGCGCTCGGCAAAGCTCGCCAGCTCGCGGCGCAGCGCCGCATTGGCGCGATCCAGCGCGTGCAGGCGCAGGGCCTGGCCAAGCCCGAGGCCGATCAGGCCGCCGAGCAGCGCACCGGTTATCGACTCTCCGGCCAAGGCGCCGAGCGCCAGACCGACCAGCATGAACATCCATTGCATGCGCCTACTCCCTGAAAAGGCCATCCTGCCACGCGACCACACTGGCCGCCGTCCGCGGCTGCCCGAGTATATCGAGCTGCTCGCCTGACCTTACACAGACGAATGCCAGCCAGCGCACAGGCACAACAATTCGTCCTGCTCGTCGGCACCGACCGCTGCTCACTGCGCTGGGTGGCAGGAAATTCCGTGCGCCAGGAAATTATGCCCTTACGTATTACTCCGCTCGCCAGCACAAACCGGGCTCCTCCCTGCTCGGGACAACCGGTAGACACGGCAACCGCCCTATGCGACACGCCCGCCACACCAATCCCGGGCATAAAAAAGCCCCGCCGAAGCGGGGCTCTTTCAGTCCATCACGCCACTCAGAACTGGGCGGCATCCAGCAGGAACAGCGACTCGCTACCGGCCTTGACCGAGGCGGTCAGCGAGTGGATACGCGG includes:
- a CDS encoding DUF2141 domain-containing protein, whose amino-acid sequence is MPQRIPQTVTKLVYCALLLVGPSAWAGDILVRLDGKQAGGSVHLALVQADQPGWPEQPVRMIHSDDPLLRLRNIPPGRFAIQVFQDSNGNGVLDLTPRGLPLEPVGFSNNPSLLGGKPTPSKSTFVHGSADSELLIRLHAPRKKP
- a CDS encoding lipocalin family protein, whose protein sequence is MRSMLLPVFCAALLGCAGSGSSGEPPATAGRVDLQRYQGTWYEQARLPMFFQRNCAQSEAHYSLEAGGAVGVKNRCRTVDGEWQEAIGQATPQVAGQTDKLWVRFDNWFSNLFPDLTRGDYWVLYVDEDYRTAVVGHPNREYLWLLTRDKQITPQTRERLLQQATARGYNVDELIWRTSDAQIKPAS
- the bamE gene encoding outer membrane protein assembly factor BamE is translated as MSLRNLALLSCFVLLAACSKVNQENYSKIKAGMPKAEVENLLGSPTECSGAIGLTSCTWGDQKAFISVQFAGDKVMMFSGQGLK
- a CDS encoding DUF924 family protein; translated protein: MPAWAALLEWWLGADADTASATAIAARRNKLWFGYQADQDAEARERFGTLVEQALAGGLREWAETPQGWLALILLLDQLPRMIGRDTAQAYAGDAQAQQLVREGLAAQREQALSALQQVFIYLVLEHAEDAVSQAESVRSFRALHDAQPASEQPLFAGFIDYAVRHQQVIERFGRFPHRNAILGRTSTPAELRYLAEPGSGF
- a CDS encoding class 1 fructose-bisphosphatase translates to MSRVTLSRYLIEQTRSHNTPADLRFLIEVVARACKEISHAVSKGALGGVLGSMGTENVQGEVQKKLDVLSNEILLEANEWGGHLAGMASEEMDNAYQIPGKYPKGAYLLVFDPLDGSSNIDVNVSVGTIFSVLRCPSDEISQNDALREDAFLQPGTKQVAAGYAIYGPQTMLMLTLGDGVKGFTLDRELGSFVLTHDDIRVPETTAEFAINMSNQRHWEAPVQRYVGELLAGKDGPLEKNYNMRWIASMVADVHRILTRGGLFMYPRDSREPEKPGKLRLMYEANPMSFIIEQAGGAATNGTQRILDIQPESLHQRVAVFLGSKEEVERVTAYHGA
- a CDS encoding DUF3999 domain-containing protein; this translates as MRTVRWVKSWAFACLLAAPLVQAAEDSGSYAARVPLQLSGEGPWYRLELPLALHLAAQHADLRDLRIFNGEGEALAYALTLGGVQSRESREEAAVKWFPLQGEATTPGAPVVRVERSTSGTLVEVTPEQVSGELVRRGWLLDASGLDQPLHRLRLEWAAGTEGFQRFSIEASDDLQSWSEWGEGQIARLSFSGERIDQREVSLPGQKAKYLRLLWLTPQRAPELLGARLVSIHSEQSTPLVWSEPLPGKVGKPGEYSWALPLSLPLERVKVVLDQANTLAPVSLSSRRDGKLEWQPLAHGLLYRLPQGGREMLHDEIELYGAPVSQLRLQVDERGGGLGKQAPRLQVALRSTQVVFLARGSAPYTLAIGKAGAASAALPLSTLVPGYEPARLAQLGVAVAEAQATSAASVASDSAQQDADWKRYGLWAVLLLGVALLGAMALSLLRKPGA
- a CDS encoding DUF2339 domain-containing protein, whose product is MQWMFMLVGLALGALAGESITGALLGGLIGLGLGQALRLHALDRANAALRRELASFAERFDHGTTAMHERLLKVEQGTTTAPAPSVAQPDDDAPIAEAAIPPVAAASSAQPEPERDSNLVWELPEALQPAPVVSEPQASLADDAEAFEPPLPAPAVEPVIPPAPREPSLIERGIDVAQAWLFGGNTVLRVGVVLLFLGLAFLLRYATEGVVVPIEARYAGVAASAIALLGLGWWLRRRHDSYGLMLQGTGIAVLYLTTFAAMRLHPLLDPKLALGLLVLVTLFSAIIAVAQNALGLAVAAALGGFAAPILTSTGSGNHVALFSYFILLNSGILAIAWFKAWRLLNLVGFVGTFGIGFVWGLRSYEPALLWSSEPFLVLFFLMYVVIGLLFARRKLREATEAPQERSALLRWSAGKADYVDGTVLFGPPLVGFGLQYAMVQHIEFAAAFSALALGMFYLLLARVLNGRAPGRALLLVETCLALGVVFGSLAIPLGLDARWTSAAWAVEGAGIFWLGLRQGRPLARAFALLLQFGAALAFLGQLDSGSDTLLAGAPLGALMLGAALLFSFWHLRKAPLEASKTWERRGLPVLAAFGLVFLYLIAPLCFAAEGTAISWALAGLATLFAGLRLQSRTFLFAAFAVQLLGGALFLSQMRVGGVDGGVLDAGWRGLLVCALIGLALVAGMLIAVRDKLVSGDRQLMRGLSLVLLVGLLFINLAVLFVLPWQSSSAVWAGSGLLVIWLSLRLQLRASFLFGLALQVIGGLAFLAASPLLLGQLSGEGLSPRAHAGFWTPLVLAIAAQVGAWRLRHVLLRQQAGDLGRLSLQRLSQLLLAWGSAWWALALASEVLRFAAPTLQGSLLLGLAAASVALWALLALRLRWRALALLCTLLILVAAVILLHVGSRDYHPAAAFGWLAWALVFAVHLLALRKLSGLLPAGALRAAHVLGCWLMLGVLALELRYLLMLLSEHYNAWRWLGWALLPSAYLLAMAAPRNWPWPISAYPREYRVLAAAPLAALLLGWFWLANIASDGRADPLPYLPLLNPLELGLLFALAGIYSWLRSGPQQLGVTPVIAARTAQLVAGISLFALLTATVFRAAHHWGGVPYALDPLLASMLVQAGLSIVWTLIALPLMIVGHLRARRELWLIGAALIAVVVAKLFFVELGNRGGLERIISFIGVGVLLLVVGYFAPLPPRKADPGAAGVNA